From Microbacterium pseudoresistens, the proteins below share one genomic window:
- the sucB gene encoding 2-oxoglutarate dehydrogenase, E2 component, dihydrolipoamide succinyltransferase, with the protein MSTSVVLPALGESVTEGTVTRWLKQVGETVQADEGLLEISTDKVDTEIPSPVAGVLEEILVNEDDTVEIGAVLAKIGDGSGASSSDDAPAAEQPSTEQPAEAEQPAEAEQPAEAEQPESAPAAEAPTTEAPAADAPAQSSDANAPSGDATDVRLPELGESVTEGTVTRWLKEVGDSVEVDEPLLEISTDKVDTEIPSPVAGIVQEIVAAEDETVEIGAVLARIGSGAAPTPTAEPAPSQDSAPAEPSAQKEEAPAEEEEAPAAAAPSAPAEAPAPAAAAPSAPAAAPSAPAAAPAAPATSDDSGDKLYVTPLVRRLAAQQGIDLATVTGTGVGGRIRKEDVLNAAKDAPAAAGAAAASAAPAEREISELRGTTQKMSRLRKMVSERAVASLQQTAQLTTVVEVDVTALAAYRDSVKASFQEKTGDKLSFLPFFTLAAAEALQSFPIINATVDGDSIVYPPSENISIAVDTERGLLTPVVRDAATKNLAELAHEIADLAARTRDNKLKPDELSGGTFTVTNTGSRGALFDTPLVFLPQSAILGTGVVFKRPGVVKVDGAEAIAVRSYVYLAISYDHRIIDGADAARFLGAIKQRLEAADFAAQLGA; encoded by the coding sequence ATGAGCACATCCGTGGTCCTCCCCGCTCTCGGAGAGAGCGTCACCGAGGGAACGGTCACCCGTTGGCTCAAGCAGGTCGGTGAGACCGTGCAGGCCGATGAGGGCCTTCTCGAGATCTCGACCGACAAGGTCGACACCGAGATCCCCTCGCCCGTCGCGGGCGTGCTGGAAGAGATCCTCGTCAACGAGGACGACACGGTAGAGATCGGCGCCGTCCTGGCGAAGATCGGCGACGGCAGCGGTGCGAGCTCATCTGACGACGCGCCCGCGGCCGAGCAGCCGTCGACCGAGCAGCCTGCTGAGGCGGAGCAGCCTGCTGAGGCGGAGCAGCCTGCTGAGGCGGAGCAGCCTGAGTCCGCGCCGGCTGCCGAGGCACCCACGACGGAGGCACCCGCCGCCGACGCTCCGGCACAGAGCTCCGATGCGAATGCCCCGTCGGGAGACGCGACCGATGTGCGCCTTCCTGAGCTGGGCGAGAGCGTGACCGAGGGCACAGTTACCCGCTGGCTCAAGGAGGTCGGCGATTCCGTCGAGGTCGACGAGCCGCTGCTGGAGATCTCCACCGACAAGGTCGACACCGAGATCCCCTCACCCGTCGCGGGCATCGTCCAGGAGATCGTGGCTGCAGAGGACGAGACCGTGGAGATCGGCGCCGTGCTGGCGCGGATCGGCAGCGGAGCCGCGCCGACTCCCACTGCGGAGCCCGCCCCTTCTCAGGACTCGGCTCCCGCCGAGCCCTCTGCGCAGAAGGAAGAGGCGCCCGCGGAGGAAGAAGAGGCCCCTGCTGCCGCTGCACCATCGGCTCCCGCCGAGGCTCCGGCTCCCGCCGCGGCGGCACCGTCGGCTCCCGCGGCGGCACCGTCGGCTCCCGCTGCTGCGCCGGCCGCTCCGGCGACGTCGGATGACTCCGGCGACAAGCTGTACGTCACCCCGCTCGTGCGTCGTCTGGCCGCCCAGCAGGGCATCGACCTCGCGACGGTCACCGGAACCGGTGTGGGCGGCCGCATCCGCAAGGAAGACGTGCTCAACGCCGCCAAGGATGCTCCGGCCGCTGCTGGCGCCGCCGCAGCCTCGGCAGCACCGGCCGAGCGCGAGATCTCCGAGCTTCGCGGCACGACGCAGAAGATGTCGCGCCTGCGGAAGATGGTCTCCGAGCGTGCCGTGGCGTCGCTGCAGCAGACCGCGCAGCTGACCACGGTGGTCGAGGTCGATGTCACGGCCCTCGCCGCGTACCGCGACAGCGTGAAGGCATCGTTCCAGGAGAAGACCGGCGACAAGCTGTCGTTCCTGCCGTTCTTCACGCTGGCCGCCGCCGAGGCGCTCCAGTCGTTCCCGATCATCAACGCGACGGTCGACGGTGACAGCATCGTCTACCCGCCGTCGGAGAACATCTCGATCGCCGTCGACACCGAGCGCGGACTGCTCACACCGGTCGTGCGCGACGCCGCGACGAAGAACCTCGCCGAGCTCGCGCACGAGATCGCCGATCTCGCGGCGCGTACGCGCGACAACAAGCTGAAGCCCGACGAGCTCTCCGGCGGCACCTTCACCGTGACCAACACGGGTTCGCGCGGGGCGCTGTTCGACACGCCGCTCGTGTTCCTGCCGCAGTCCGCGATCCTCGGCACCGGCGTCGTGTTCAAGCGCCCGGGTGTCGTGAAGGTCGACGGCGCGGAGGCGATCGCCGTGCGGTCGTACGTGTACCTCGCGATCTCGTACGACCACCGAATCATCGACGGGGCCGATGCCGCGCGCTTCCTCGGTGCGATCAAGCAGCGCCTCGAGGCGGCCGACTTCGCCGCTCAGCTCGGAGCCTGA
- the lpdA gene encoding dihydrolipoyl dehydrogenase: MTGGTADVVVLGGGSGGYAAALRAAELGKSVVLIEKDKVGGTCLHRGCIPTKALLHTAEIAQNVRDAASVGVNATLDGVDPAGARAFREGIVAKKYKGLQGLIAARKITVVEGEGVLQPDRSIRVGDDSWTGTDVVLATGSYTRTLPGLELGGRIIASEQALALDELPSKAIILGGGVIGVEFASAWRALGVEVTIVEALPHLVPNEDITLSKGLERAFRRRGIASSLGVRFEKAEQSDDAVTVTLEDGTVLEADLLLVAVGRGPATAGLGFEEAGVTMERGFVQTDADLRTSVERVWAVGDIVPGLQLAHRGFLQGIAVAERIAGLSPAPVPEQQIPRITYSHPEVASVGVTEEAAIAEHGADGIVAYEYNLAGNGRSEILGTSGVVKVVRRKDGPVIGVHLLGDRVGELITEGQLAVSWEAHPDDLAPLIHAHPTQSEALGEAFLALAGKPLHGL, encoded by the coding sequence CGGGGGCACCGCCGACGTCGTCGTGCTCGGCGGCGGCAGCGGCGGGTACGCCGCAGCACTGCGCGCCGCAGAATTGGGCAAGAGCGTCGTGCTCATCGAGAAGGACAAGGTCGGCGGCACCTGCCTGCATCGCGGCTGCATCCCCACGAAGGCCCTGCTGCACACGGCCGAGATCGCGCAGAACGTGCGCGACGCGGCATCCGTCGGCGTGAACGCCACCCTCGACGGCGTCGACCCCGCGGGCGCACGTGCCTTCCGCGAAGGGATCGTCGCCAAGAAGTACAAGGGGTTGCAGGGCCTCATCGCCGCCCGAAAGATCACCGTCGTGGAGGGTGAGGGGGTGCTGCAGCCCGATCGCTCGATCCGTGTCGGCGACGACTCCTGGACCGGCACCGACGTCGTGCTCGCCACCGGCTCGTACACCCGCACGCTGCCCGGGCTCGAGCTCGGCGGGCGCATCATCGCCAGCGAGCAGGCCCTCGCCCTGGACGAGCTGCCCTCCAAGGCGATCATCCTCGGCGGCGGCGTGATCGGCGTCGAGTTCGCCAGCGCGTGGCGCGCGCTGGGCGTCGAGGTGACCATCGTCGAAGCGCTGCCGCACCTCGTGCCCAACGAAGACATCACGCTGAGCAAGGGGCTGGAGCGGGCGTTCCGCCGTCGCGGCATCGCCTCGTCTCTCGGCGTGCGCTTCGAGAAGGCGGAGCAGAGCGACGACGCCGTCACCGTCACGCTCGAGGACGGCACAGTCCTCGAGGCCGATCTCCTGCTCGTGGCCGTCGGGCGCGGCCCCGCCACGGCCGGCCTCGGCTTCGAAGAGGCGGGCGTCACCATGGAGCGCGGCTTCGTGCAGACCGATGCCGACCTGCGCACCTCGGTCGAACGGGTCTGGGCCGTCGGCGACATCGTCCCCGGACTCCAGCTCGCGCATCGCGGGTTCCTGCAGGGGATCGCGGTCGCCGAGCGGATCGCGGGCCTCTCGCCCGCTCCTGTGCCCGAACAGCAGATCCCTCGGATCACGTACTCGCATCCCGAGGTCGCCTCGGTGGGCGTCACCGAGGAGGCCGCCATCGCCGAGCACGGCGCCGACGGGATCGTCGCGTACGAGTACAACCTCGCGGGCAACGGGCGCAGCGAGATCCTCGGCACGTCCGGCGTGGTCAAGGTCGTGCGCCGCAAGGACGGGCCCGTGATCGGTGTGCACCTGCTGGGCGATCGCGTCGGCGAGCTCATCACCGAAGGGCAACTCGCCGTGAGCTGGGAGGCGCACCCCGACGACCTCGCTCCCCTCATCCACGCGCATCCGACCCAGAGCGAAGCTCTCGGCGAGGCGTTCCTGGCCCTCGCGGGCAAGCCTCTCCACGGGTTGTAG